In a genomic window of Urocitellus parryii isolate mUroPar1 chromosome 11, mUroPar1.hap1, whole genome shotgun sequence:
- the Tnfrsf25 gene encoding tumor necrosis factor receptor superfamily member 25: MEPRPGGCAAAVAAAVLLLLLGVQGSFPGPRCDCTGDFQKRNGPLCCRGCPVGHYMKAPCTESCGNSTCLPCPQGTFLARDNHFKDQCTRCQACDEEAFQVALENCSAVADTRCGCEPGWLIDCSVKPCRENSPFLCRHCPDCEALYTELPCSSRDADCGPCLPGFYEYGNDCVSCPTSSILGSCPEPCAAVCGWRQMFWAQVLVAGLVVLFLLGGTLIYTYHRCQPHKPVVPEKAGTEAPTPLQATQLSASESAHTLLVPPGSSGKVCTVQLVDNSWTPDCPQIQEVPCQQVPQSWDQLPSRDLGPPLAPPLSPAPSAGSPAAVLQPGPQLYDVMDAVPARRWKEFVRTLGLREAEIEAVEVEIGRFRDQQYEMLKRWRQQQPAGLGAVFAALERMGLDGCAEDLRSRLQRGA, translated from the exons ATGGAGCCGCGGCCCGGGGGCTGCGCGGCAGCCGTGGCTGCG GctgtcctcctgctgctgctgggtGTCCAGGGCAGCTTTCCTGGCCCCAGGTGTGACTGCACAGGTGACTTCCAGAAGAGGAATGGTCCCCTCTGTTGCAGGGGCTGTCCTGTGG GGCACTACATGAAGGCCCCCTGCACAGAGTCCTGTGGGAACTCCACCTGccttccctgtccccagggcACCTTCTTGGCCAGGGATAACCACTTTAAGGATCAGTGTACCCGCTGCCAGGCCTGTGATGAGGAGG CCTTCCAGGTGGCCTTGGAGAACTGTTCAGCAGTGGCAGACACCCGCTGCGGCTGTGAGCCTGGCTGGCTGATTGACTGCTCCGTCAAGCCTTGTAGGGAAAATTCACCCTTCCTCTGCCGCCACTGCCCAGACTGTGAGGCCCTGTACACAGAGCTGCCCT GTTCCAGCAGAGACGCTGACTGTGGGCCCTGCCTGCCTGGCTTCTATGAATATGGCAATGACTGCGTGTCCTGCCCCAC GAGCAGCATCCTGGGGAGCTGTCCTGAGCCCTGTGCTGCTGTTTGTGGCTGGAGGCAGA TGTTCTGGGCACAGGTGCTTGTGGCTGGCCTGGTGGTCCTGTTCCTGCTTGGGGGCACCCTGATCTATACTTACCACCGCTGCCAGCCTCACAAACCAGTGGTTCCTG AAAAAGCTGGGACTGAGGCCCCGACCCCACTGCAG GCCACCCAACTCTCAGCCTCTGAAAGTGCCCACACCCTTCTGGTGCCCCCTGGCAGCAGTGGGAAGGTCTGCACCGTCCAGTTGGTAGACAACAGCTGGACCCCTGACTGCCCTCAGATCCAGGAAGTGCCCTGCCAGCAGGTGCCACAGTCCTGGGACCAGCTGCCCAGCAGAGATCTTG GCCCTCCTCTGGCACCCCCGCTCTCGCCAGCACCCTCTGCAGGCTCGCCGGCTGCAGTGCTCCAGCCTGGCCCGCAACTATATGACGTGATGGACGCTGTCCCAGCGCGGCGCTGGAAGGAGTTTGTGCGCACTCTGGGCCTGCGTGAGGCAGAGATTGAGGCGGTGGAGGTAGAAATTGGCCGCTTCCGGGACCAGCAGTATGAGATGCTCAAGCGCTGGCGCCAGCAGCAGCCCGCGGGTCTGGGCGCAGTCTTCGCGGCCCTAGAGCGCATGGGGCTGGATGGCTGCGCCGAGGACCTCCGTAGCCGCCTGCAGCGCGGAGCGTGA